In Lacrimispora indolis DSM 755, a genomic segment contains:
- a CDS encoding aminotransferase class I/II-fold pyridoxal phosphate-dependent enzyme, protein MNDTPDLLKKLKEYGKSDFYPFHMPGHKRQYKESFAADFPNPFSLDITEIEGFDNLHHPEGILKESMEWASGIYGSSRTYYLINGSSSGILSAISGTVSRGGTILMSRNCHKSAFHGVFLNQLKVEYIYPQIIPEFGIQGGLIPGKIEEMLMNHREIQAVFVVSPTYDGIVSDVKAIAEIVHRFHLPLIVDEAHGAHFSFGREGKFPVSALELGADVVIQSLHKTLPSFTQTAVMHVREGYVDMGRLDRYVHIYQTSSPSYVLMAGIESCIRYMAGEGVKQMKLFSDKIDWIRMVLSGLNHLKLLTDQEKGMHGIYDMDRSKIIISTRGTGKSGTWLDDRLRKEYHLEMEMCGPDYVTAITTLADTQEGLERLCNALLSIDSMLSTEAGYEGGEIGLCQELDRTPECRLTIAQAMDEPRHRIAIPHGEGMISAEFVYVYPPGIPIVVPGEVLNKTSIDLIMKYKELGLAVQGMEDEDSRELYVVDEV, encoded by the coding sequence ATGAATGATACACCTGATTTATTAAAGAAACTAAAGGAATATGGGAAATCGGATTTTTATCCCTTTCATATGCCGGGTCATAAAAGGCAGTATAAAGAATCTTTTGCGGCTGATTTTCCAAATCCTTTTTCCTTAGATATTACGGAAATAGAAGGTTTTGATAATTTACACCATCCGGAAGGTATTTTAAAGGAGTCTATGGAATGGGCTTCAGGGATTTATGGGAGCAGCAGGACATATTATCTGATCAATGGGAGCAGCAGCGGAATACTCAGCGCCATAAGCGGAACTGTATCAAGGGGCGGAACCATTCTTATGAGCAGGAATTGCCATAAGTCAGCATTTCATGGAGTTTTCCTCAATCAGTTGAAAGTGGAATATATTTATCCACAAATCATACCGGAATTCGGTATTCAAGGTGGATTAATTCCAGGAAAAATAGAAGAAATGTTGATGAACCATCGTGAAATTCAGGCTGTATTTGTAGTATCCCCAACCTATGATGGAATTGTATCTGATGTTAAAGCTATTGCAGAGATCGTTCATAGGTTTCACCTGCCTCTTATTGTGGATGAAGCTCATGGAGCGCATTTTTCCTTTGGGCGAGAGGGAAAATTTCCGGTTTCCGCATTAGAGCTTGGAGCGGATGTGGTAATTCAAAGCCTTCATAAGACTCTTCCTTCCTTTACTCAGACGGCTGTTATGCATGTCAGGGAAGGATATGTGGATATGGGGAGATTAGACCGCTATGTGCATATATATCAAACCAGCAGCCCTTCCTACGTGCTGATGGCGGGGATCGAGAGCTGTATACGGTATATGGCCGGGGAAGGGGTGAAGCAGATGAAGCTCTTCTCCGATAAAATAGATTGGATCCGAATGGTTTTGTCTGGCTTGAATCATCTGAAACTTCTTACGGATCAGGAGAAGGGGATGCATGGAATCTATGACATGGACCGCTCCAAGATCATCATTTCCACAAGGGGTACGGGAAAATCGGGTACCTGGCTGGATGACAGGTTGAGAAAAGAATATCATCTGGAAATGGAAATGTGCGGTCCAGACTATGTGACTGCCATAACGACTCTGGCTGATACCCAGGAAGGTCTTGAACGGCTATGCAATGCCCTTCTTTCTATTGATTCTATGCTTTCCACGGAGGCTGGTTATGAAGGTGGTGAGATCGGCTTATGTCAGGAGCTGGATAGAACACCGGAATGTCGTCTGACCATTGCTCAGGCTATGGATGAACCCAGGCACAGAATCGCTATTCCCCACGGAGAAGGAATGATATCGGCGGAATTTGTTTACGTGTACCCGCCAGGAATTCCTATCGTTGTACCAGGGGAGGTTTTAAATAAAACATCTATTGACCTGATCATGAAGTATAAGGAACTGGGGCTTGCGGTGCAGGGTATGGAGGATGAGGATTCCAGAGAACTTTATGTGGTTGATGAAGTATGA
- a CDS encoding lysophospholipid acyltransferase family protein — translation MNRIFYIIVKNLFRVPVWFYRIWKLGLPEDSHTDEQRYDYIRNVVKKVNKSGRVEICVHGTENLPSENGFILFPNHQGLFDVLALMDACPNPFTVVVKKEASNLILVKQVIKALNGFSIDRQDIRASMEIIAKMAEGVKNGRNYVIFPEGTRSREGNKLLAFKGGTFKSAINAKCPIVPVALIDSFKPFDEKSSKKQIVQVCFLKPLYAEDYQKLKTMQIAEIVHDKIQEEINRKIG, via the coding sequence ATGAACCGTATTTTCTATATAATAGTCAAAAATCTTTTTCGCGTTCCTGTGTGGTTTTACCGTATCTGGAAGCTTGGCCTTCCGGAAGATTCTCATACAGATGAACAGCGTTATGATTATATCCGGAATGTTGTGAAAAAAGTAAATAAATCAGGGCGGGTGGAGATTTGCGTCCATGGGACCGAAAATCTTCCGTCTGAAAATGGGTTTATCCTTTTTCCAAACCATCAGGGCCTGTTCGATGTTCTTGCTCTGATGGATGCCTGTCCCAACCCATTCACGGTGGTGGTAAAGAAAGAAGCTTCCAATCTTATTCTTGTAAAGCAGGTAATAAAAGCCTTGAATGGATTTTCTATAGACCGCCAGGATATCAGGGCTTCCATGGAAATCATAGCAAAGATGGCGGAGGGTGTAAAAAACGGAAGGAATTATGTGATCTTCCCGGAGGGGACCCGTAGCCGTGAAGGAAATAAACTTCTGGCTTTTAAGGGAGGAACCTTTAAGAGTGCCATAAATGCCAAATGTCCCATTGTACCGGTTGCACTGATCGACAGTTTTAAACCCTTTGACGAGAAGTCTTCCAAGAAGCAGATCGTTCAGGTTTGCTTCTTAAAACCCCTTTATGCAGAGGATTATCAGAAGCTGAAAACCATGCAGATTGCAGAAATCGTACACGACAAAATACAGGAAGAAATAAATCGAAAAATAGGTTGA
- a CDS encoding Fe-S-containing hydro-lyase, producing the protein MDYHIKAPIEKKDAQCLKAGDYVYLTGTIYTARDAAHKRMKEALDRNEPLPFDIKGNMIYYMGPSPAREGRPIGSAGPTTASRMDKYTPQLLDMGMGGMIGKGKRSKDVIEAMVRNGAVYFAAVGGAGALLSKCIVSSEVIAYEDLGTEAIRRLEVKDFPVIVVIDCKGNDLYETAIRNYREES; encoded by the coding sequence ATGGATTATCATATAAAAGCACCCATAGAAAAAAAGGATGCCCAGTGTTTAAAGGCAGGGGATTACGTTTATCTTACAGGAACCATTTATACGGCCAGGGATGCCGCTCACAAACGGATGAAGGAAGCTTTGGACAGAAATGAGCCGCTTCCCTTTGACATAAAAGGAAATATGATTTATTATATGGGGCCGTCACCTGCAAGAGAAGGACGTCCCATAGGTTCTGCCGGACCGACAACCGCCAGCCGCATGGATAAATATACGCCCCAGCTTCTTGATATGGGTATGGGCGGCATGATCGGAAAAGGAAAGCGAAGCAAAGATGTGATAGAAGCCATGGTAAGAAACGGAGCCGTTTATTTTGCCGCGGTGGGAGGAGCCGGCGCCCTTCTTTCCAAATGCATCGTCTCATCGGAGGTAATTGCTTATGAAGATCTTGGAACCGAGGCCATCAGACGTCTGGAGGTGAAGGACTTTCCTGTTATTGTAGTAATTGATTGTAAGGGGAATGATTTGTATGAAACGGCTATTAGAAATTACAGAGAGGAATCATAA
- a CDS encoding fumarate hydratase, with amino-acid sequence MIRTVNIEEVTKNIKEMCIEANHVLSDDMESVFLKAVDKENSALGRQVLCQLKENLKIAREDMIPICQDTGMAVIFMKIGQDVHIEGGNLTDAVNQGVRKGYEEGYLRKSVVEPVERVNTKDNTPAVIHYEIVSGDKIDITVAPKGFGSENMSRIFMLKPADGLEGIKEAILTSVKEAGPNACPPMVIGVGIGGTFEKCAQMAKHALTRDLEEKPLVPYVKELEKEMLEKINKLGIGPGGLGGSITALAVNIETYPTHIAGLPVAVNICCHVNRHAHRII; translated from the coding sequence ATGATCAGAACGGTTAATATTGAAGAAGTAACGAAGAACATAAAGGAAATGTGTATAGAAGCCAATCATGTGCTTTCAGATGATATGGAAAGCGTATTTCTTAAGGCAGTGGACAAAGAAAACTCCGCTCTTGGCAGACAGGTGCTTTGCCAGTTGAAGGAAAATTTGAAAATTGCCAGAGAAGATATGATTCCCATCTGCCAGGATACAGGGATGGCCGTCATTTTTATGAAAATAGGGCAGGATGTGCATATAGAAGGCGGAAATCTCACAGATGCAGTCAACCAGGGTGTAAGAAAAGGGTATGAAGAAGGATATTTAAGAAAATCAGTGGTGGAGCCGGTGGAGCGGGTGAATACAAAGGATAATACTCCTGCGGTCATTCATTATGAAATTGTGAGCGGAGATAAAATTGATATCACAGTTGCCCCTAAGGGGTTTGGAAGTGAAAATATGAGCCGCATTTTCATGTTAAAGCCTGCAGATGGGCTGGAAGGGATTAAGGAAGCTATTTTGACTTCCGTTAAAGAAGCCGGCCCCAATGCCTGCCCTCCCATGGTCATAGGAGTGGGAATCGGCGGAACCTTTGAAAAATGCGCCCAGATGGCAAAGCACGCCTTGACCAGAGATCTTGAGGAAAAGCCTTTGGTACCTTATGTAAAGGAACTGGAAAAGGAAATGCTGGAGAAGATAAACAAGCTGGGAATCGGGCCAGGAGGCTTGGGAGGAAGTATAACCGCTTTAGCTGTAAATATTGAAACCTATCCGACTCATATCGCAGGGCTTCCGGTAGCCGTCAATATTTGCTGTCATGTGAACAGACATGCCCACCGCATCATATAA
- a CDS encoding RrF2 family transcriptional regulator produces MTSEFAVAVHGVVYLNQRKATISSEELASNVCTNPARVRKVMAKLKKAGIITTKEGLEGGYHFAKDSSEVNLRSICDALDVTFVSSSWKSGNVDTPCMVASGMSGIMDEIYGDLDELCRKRMEELTIKDIQEKLIRNRLGSENKAGNDK; encoded by the coding sequence ATGACAAGTGAGTTTGCAGTAGCGGTTCATGGAGTAGTTTATTTAAACCAGAGGAAAGCCACCATTTCCAGTGAAGAACTGGCTTCCAATGTATGCACCAATCCCGCCCGGGTTAGAAAAGTGATGGCAAAATTAAAAAAGGCCGGAATTATTACAACAAAGGAAGGGCTGGAGGGCGGCTATCATTTTGCAAAAGATTCCTCTGAAGTAAATTTAAGAAGCATTTGTGATGCTTTGGATGTTACCTTTGTATCTTCTTCCTGGAAATCCGGAAATGTAGATACTCCCTGTATGGTTGCTTCGGGAATGTCAGGGATCATGGATGAAATCTATGGAGATTTAGATGAGCTTTGCAGAAAAAGAATGGAAGAGCTTACGATAAAAGATATTCAGGAAAAATTGATCCGGAATCGTCTTGGTTCTGAAAATAAGGCAGGGAATGATAAATAA
- a CDS encoding HPr family phosphocarrier protein, translating into MKQFEFVVQDAMGIHARSAGDMAAAAKQFTSLIKLKKEEKEADLKDPLAIMRLAIKQEERVIISAAGEDENQAIQQLKDLIEKIGLNKSR; encoded by the coding sequence GTGAAGCAGTTTGAATTTGTAGTTCAGGATGCAATGGGGATACATGCCAGGTCAGCAGGAGACATGGCTGCGGCAGCCAAACAGTTTACATCCCTTATAAAATTAAAAAAAGAAGAGAAGGAAGCCGATTTAAAAGATCCCCTTGCTATTATGAGATTGGCAATCAAGCAGGAAGAGCGGGTGATAATATCAGCAGCAGGGGAGGATGAAAACCAGGCAATCCAGCAGTTAAAGGATTTAATAGAAAAAATTGGATTAAATAAAAGCCGCTGA
- a CDS encoding glycoside hydrolase family 1 protein: MRKVPKGFPSDFMWGGAVAANQLEGAYDLDGKGLCLADINEFQKDLPIEKRSNGEVTRAYIEEALQSSDKNFPKRRGIDFYHTYPEDLKLLAELGLKTFRTSINWARIYPNGDDAQPNEKGLEFYDKLFDEIIKNGMEPMITISHYEMPLHLTTSYKGWYSRETIDFFVNYCKTVFDRYAGKVKYWIIVNQINLIGHESFNHLGIAEDVVDDLRSAKYQAVHHEMVACARATKYAHEKYPEMQIGMMLCGGPEYPATCKPEDVLAALKHNQMEYFFADVLLRGYYPGYAFRFFEDWNIDITFEDDDEEDLKNTADFFSFSYYYTQICSKESYDKGNEAYRNKELPANPWGWSIDPIGLRILLNEFYDRYQKPVYITENGVGYYDEVENGEIHDSYRVEYLRAHIEQMKEAIGDGVDLRGYYAWGPIDIVSCSSCEMSKRYGFIYVDYDDYGNGTGKRIKKDSYAWMKKVIASGGEDLD, from the coding sequence ATGAGAAAAGTACCAAAAGGTTTTCCATCGGATTTCATGTGGGGAGGCGCTGTGGCGGCAAATCAGCTGGAGGGGGCTTATGACCTGGATGGCAAGGGGCTTTGCCTTGCAGATATTAATGAATTTCAAAAGGATCTGCCCATTGAAAAGCGTTCCAATGGGGAAGTGACCAGAGCATATATAGAAGAGGCCCTGCAAAGCAGTGATAAAAATTTCCCAAAAAGGAGAGGCATTGATTTTTACCATACCTATCCTGAAGATTTAAAGCTGCTGGCTGAGCTGGGACTGAAAACATTCAGAACTTCCATTAACTGGGCCAGAATTTATCCAAATGGTGATGACGCACAGCCAAATGAGAAAGGGCTTGAATTTTATGATAAATTATTTGATGAGATCATTAAAAACGGCATGGAGCCTATGATCACCATTTCCCATTATGAGATGCCGCTTCATCTGACCACTTCATACAAAGGCTGGTATTCCAGGGAGACCATTGATTTTTTCGTAAACTATTGCAAAACAGTATTTGACCGGTATGCTGGTAAGGTAAAGTACTGGATCATTGTGAATCAAATCAATTTGATCGGTCATGAATCATTTAACCACCTTGGAATCGCAGAAGATGTGGTTGACGATCTGCGCTCTGCAAAATATCAGGCAGTTCATCATGAGATGGTGGCATGTGCCAGGGCAACAAAATACGCTCACGAAAAATATCCTGAAATGCAGATCGGCATGATGCTGTGCGGAGGGCCGGAATACCCGGCCACATGTAAACCAGAGGATGTTTTGGCAGCATTAAAGCACAATCAAATGGAGTATTTCTTTGCCGACGTATTGCTTAGGGGATATTATCCCGGTTATGCATTCCGATTTTTTGAGGACTGGAATATTGATATTACCTTTGAAGACGATGATGAAGAGGATTTAAAAAATACCGCAGACTTTTTCTCATTTTCTTATTACTACACCCAGATATGTTCCAAGGAAAGCTATGACAAAGGGAATGAGGCATACAGGAACAAAGAACTGCCGGCAAATCCCTGGGGCTGGAGCATTGATCCCATTGGGCTGAGGATTTTGTTGAATGAATTTTATGACAGATATCAGAAACCTGTTTATATAACTGAAAACGGAGTTGGCTATTATGATGAGGTAGAAAATGGCGAAATCCATGATTCCTACAGAGTGGAATATCTCCGGGCACATATTGAGCAGATGAAGGAAGCCATTGGTGACGGGGTGGATCTAAGAGGTTATTATGCATGGGGACCCATTGATATTGTTTCCTGCTCTTCCTGTGAAATGAGTAAACGTTATGGTTTTATTTATGTAGATTATGACGACTATGGAAATGGAACAGGCAAAAGGATCAAGAAGGACAGTTATGCATGGATGAAAAAAGTGATTGCATCGGGCGGTGAGGATCTGGATTAA
- a CDS encoding PTS lactose/cellobiose transporter subunit IIA, whose protein sequence is MDEKTLESAMSIIMNAGDARLLCKEALTAIADQDFILANEKMKEAQKKITEAHRIQTDAIQGETRGEKAEYSLIFAHAQDTLMTIYSEINIAKQMIKIFENWEKRLKRLEDQE, encoded by the coding sequence ATGGATGAAAAAACATTAGAATCTGCAATGAGCATTATTATGAATGCGGGAGATGCACGCTTACTGTGCAAAGAAGCATTGACAGCCATTGCCGATCAGGATTTTATTTTGGCCAACGAAAAAATGAAAGAAGCGCAGAAAAAAATTACAGAGGCCCACCGGATCCAGACGGATGCCATTCAGGGAGAAACCAGAGGAGAAAAAGCGGAGTATTCATTGATTTTCGCCCATGCACAGGATACCCTGATGACCATATACAGTGAAATCAATATTGCAAAACAAATGATCAAAATCTTTGAAAATTGGGAAAAACGTTTGAAACGCCTGGAAGATCAGGAATAG
- a CDS encoding PTS sugar transporter subunit IIC, translating to MKQLIHWLEHSFAPKMNKINNNVWVTTLKDSIMQVLPFILLGSIFCFLTVPGDVFGWQWWPNFWTPFGWTMGLLSLFVAFLIPFNLMEKKRLRKQRIIAALSGVVAFLIIISPQVIKDGVPGFGHASLGAGGMFVAITAGVFSGLIMGLFGKFSFFKETSVIPDFVRAWFDSMLPAGIIVCSLWVLVDLLGIDIYNIVLSLFMPISNVMQTPWGFALSLLLVCFLYSLGISSWVLTPVYKPAMLMAITANVSMAAAGTATHETLNLVTDPTVYSAYIWIGGIGCTLPLVIMLIFAKSNKLRALGRASFVPAVFNINEPVVFGCIAWNPIMMIPMWLMGIILPTVVWIFTKVIPFAPIPTRVFDMWYCPFPISTWLTTGSIKGIILMAVCALLSTVIWYPFFRIYDSQEAEAERKAEEKK from the coding sequence ATGAAACAGTTAATTCATTGGTTAGAACACAGTTTTGCACCGAAAATGAACAAAATTAATAACAATGTCTGGGTTACCACCTTAAAAGATTCCATTATGCAGGTGCTTCCGTTTATTTTGTTAGGATCAATCTTTTGCTTTTTAACTGTTCCGGGGGATGTGTTTGGCTGGCAATGGTGGCCCAATTTCTGGACTCCCTTTGGCTGGACAATGGGATTGTTATCATTATTTGTTGCATTTTTAATACCATTTAACTTAATGGAAAAAAAGCGTCTGCGCAAACAAAGAATCATTGCAGCACTTTCCGGCGTGGTAGCATTTTTGATTATTATTTCTCCTCAGGTGATTAAGGATGGTGTCCCTGGGTTTGGGCATGCGTCTTTAGGGGCCGGAGGGATGTTCGTAGCGATTACCGCAGGTGTTTTTTCAGGTTTGATCATGGGTCTATTCGGAAAGTTCTCATTCTTTAAAGAGACTTCTGTAATCCCTGACTTTGTAAGAGCCTGGTTTGATTCCATGCTGCCGGCAGGGATCATTGTTTGTTCCCTCTGGGTTTTGGTGGATTTACTTGGGATCGATATCTATAATATTGTGCTGTCATTGTTTATGCCGATTTCCAATGTTATGCAGACTCCCTGGGGATTTGCCCTTTCTCTTTTACTTGTTTGCTTTTTATATTCCCTGGGGATTTCAAGCTGGGTTCTCACACCGGTTTATAAACCGGCCATGCTTATGGCTATTACTGCAAATGTGAGCATGGCAGCCGCCGGAACAGCTACTCACGAAACATTGAACCTGGTTACTGATCCTACCGTATACTCTGCATATATCTGGATCGGCGGAATCGGATGTACCTTGCCCCTGGTCATTATGCTTATATTTGCAAAAAGCAATAAATTGAGAGCATTAGGGCGTGCCAGCTTTGTACCTGCAGTTTTTAATATCAATGAGCCGGTTGTGTTCGGATGCATCGCATGGAATCCCATTATGATGATCCCTATGTGGCTGATGGGAATCATCCTTCCCACAGTAGTCTGGATTTTTACAAAGGTCATTCCATTTGCACCTATTCCCACCAGGGTTTTTGATATGTGGTATTGTCCTTTCCCCATTTCAACATGGCTGACAACGGGAAGCATCAAAGGCATTATTTTAATGGCTGTTTGTGCATTGCTTTCAACCGTAATCTGGTATCCATTTTTCCGTATATATGACAGCCAGGAGGCTGAGGCAGAGAGAAAAGCTGAAGAAAAGAAATAG
- a CDS encoding PTS sugar transporter subunit IIB, whose protein sequence is MLKVLLVCGSGASSGFMAANIRKAATAKKVEVSITARGESEIENYIDEIDALMVGPHLAYILDEIEEYTGGKDVKVILMKPEYYSTLNGEMALEHLLSEMS, encoded by the coding sequence ATGTTAAAGGTTTTGCTGGTTTGCGGATCCGGTGCAAGTTCCGGGTTTATGGCGGCTAATATAAGAAAGGCAGCAACTGCAAAAAAAGTAGAGGTCAGTATAACAGCCAGAGGGGAAAGTGAGATTGAAAACTATATTGATGAAATCGATGCCCTTATGGTAGGACCTCACCTGGCCTATATTCTGGATGAAATTGAGGAATATACAGGCGGAAAGGATGTGAAAGTCATTTTAATGAAGCCGGAATACTACTCAACATTAAATGGAGAGATGGCATTGGAGCATTTATTAAGTGAAATGAGCTGA
- a CDS encoding BglG family transcription antiterminator — translation MGTKLLKLIRILLMHTNEMTASALAAEMGVSERSIKSYISEINIHDPQTIRSSRKGYSIDPEAGRKILNDSGTHIPQSSQERLVYIINLLIKQEAGIHAYDLCDTIYISYSTLKNELGAVKRKLSQFDLKLLNQKDNLSIEGLEKNKRRLLSSILYDESNINFVSLKTIQHVFPDIEIEYIKNTLLNIFDQYHYFVNDYSLINIVLHITIAIDRIKNHNINTQDVQELTQIRYHEYELASQVIKQLEHHFHITYSKAEIYELALLLISRATTIDYKSITTANLVDFIGKECFDLVEEMIRSVNAYYYIDLTEPEFLIRFAIHIRNLLQRSKNQQFSKNPLTEEIKTSCPLIYDVSVYLSGIIKDRTGIIINDDEIAYITFHLGSTLEAQKSLNKKVTAVLYCPNYYDLNIRLTDTINHHFSCEMLITNILTDENGLEQVPKFDFIMSTVPLHDFYGVDIVHIGMFFTDKDISVIRNKITSVRINKKKTTFKNYLETLIIPEFFERRNDLKTEKEAIEYLTRKMHRMGYVDETFREDIYVREKLSSTAFHDFAIPHAMKMHAEKTGLNILISDSPVSWDGKPVYLVIMMCFNKNDRHIFNEIFEPLTMMLTDREFIKKLIQVRDHETFIQMLTDNLEVTF, via the coding sequence ATGGGGACAAAATTACTGAAATTAATACGCATTCTGCTGATGCACACAAACGAAATGACAGCTTCTGCTTTAGCTGCTGAAATGGGGGTATCGGAACGTAGTATAAAAAGTTATATTTCTGAGATCAACATCCACGATCCTCAGACAATCCGTTCTTCCAGAAAGGGATATTCCATTGACCCAGAGGCCGGAAGAAAAATCTTAAATGATTCCGGCACCCACATCCCCCAGTCCTCTCAGGAAAGGCTGGTTTATATTATCAATCTTCTGATCAAACAGGAAGCCGGCATTCACGCATACGATCTATGCGATACCATATACATCAGCTACTCCACTTTAAAGAATGAGCTGGGAGCAGTAAAAAGGAAGCTGAGTCAGTTTGATTTAAAACTTCTCAATCAAAAGGATAATTTATCCATTGAAGGGCTGGAAAAAAATAAACGCCGCTTGCTAAGCTCTATTTTATACGATGAATCCAATATTAACTTTGTAAGCCTTAAAACCATTCAACATGTGTTTCCTGATATTGAAATTGAGTATATCAAAAACACATTGCTGAATATTTTTGATCAATACCATTATTTTGTCAATGATTATTCCCTTATCAATATTGTTCTCCACATCACCATAGCCATTGACAGAATCAAAAATCACAATATTAATACTCAGGATGTCCAGGAACTGACTCAGATACGGTATCACGAATATGAGTTGGCAAGTCAGGTCATAAAGCAGCTGGAACACCATTTTCATATTACCTACAGCAAAGCGGAGATCTATGAACTTGCCCTGCTGCTGATTTCCAGGGCTACCACCATAGATTATAAAAGCATAACCACTGCAAATCTGGTGGACTTTATCGGGAAAGAATGCTTTGATCTGGTAGAAGAAATGATCCGGTCGGTTAATGCTTATTATTATATTGATTTAACAGAGCCTGAATTTCTGATTCGGTTTGCCATTCATATCAGGAATCTGCTTCAACGATCAAAAAATCAGCAATTTTCAAAAAATCCTTTAACCGAAGAAATTAAAACTTCCTGCCCTCTGATTTATGATGTCTCCGTATATTTGTCCGGAATCATCAAAGACCGTACGGGGATCATCATCAATGACGATGAAATTGCCTATATCACCTTTCACTTAGGAAGCACTCTGGAAGCCCAGAAAAGTTTAAATAAAAAAGTGACTGCCGTTTTATACTGCCCTAACTATTATGATTTGAATATACGTCTGACAGATACCATTAACCATCATTTTTCCTGTGAAATGTTAATAACCAACATCTTAACGGATGAGAATGGTCTGGAACAGGTTCCTAAATTTGATTTTATTATGTCAACTGTACCGCTCCATGACTTTTATGGCGTGGATATTGTCCATATCGGAATGTTTTTTACGGATAAGGATATTTCCGTAATCAGAAATAAGATTACATCCGTGAGAATTAATAAGAAAAAAACAACCTTTAAAAATTATCTGGAAACCCTGATCATACCTGAATTCTTTGAAAGAAGAAATGATTTAAAAACAGAGAAAGAAGCAATCGAATATCTGACCCGTAAAATGCACCGGATGGGTTATGTAGACGAGACGTTCCGGGAAGATATCTATGTGCGTGAAAAACTTTCTTCCACTGCTTTCCACGATTTTGCAATTCCCCATGCAATGAAAATGCATGCGGAAAAAACAGGACTGAATATCCTGATTTCTGATTCGCCTGTTTCATGGGATGGAAAGCCTGTTTATCTTGTCATTATGATGTGCTTTAACAAAAATGACCGTCACATTTTCAATGAAATCTTTGAACCGCTTACCATGATGCTGACGGACCGGGAGTTCATTAAAAAACTGATTCAGGTGAGAGATCATGAAACATTCATTCAAATGCTGACCGATAACCTGGAAGTAACTTTTTAG